Proteins encoded by one window of Amaranthus tricolor cultivar Red isolate AtriRed21 chromosome 4, ASM2621246v1, whole genome shotgun sequence:
- the LOC130811279 gene encoding protein NETWORKED 2A-like: MEEKVKFMLRIIEQEGDSFAKRAEMYYKRRPELITSVEESYRAYRALAERFDHLSKDLQSANRTIATVFPEQVQLSLDQSDDEDNFSASSSAPSPDRLSNRGSSPLNKNFPKAPKLPAPRTSNVKAQTMLASKRDQLRRNLTTYGTVQTPNSGLSKDEAMKQIDNYEKEILSMQTEKEFMKSAYENALAKFLELESKITESQTKVCSLQDEFGVGAVIEDHEARSLMAGSALSSCAEALAKLQEEQTRSMTEVKAEYERIKEAHEKIEALKKFSGLTEEISKEGSVMESSFKEILTSIEMDKGAENADELREKIKEELKINSSSVFTEPEMAEKIDDLVEKVVRLETTVCSQNSLVKRLRQEIDGLLGHIKILEEQKQKLLEDSAMKKSLRELEEELIKVKRLNKEFFEKKNSIDVEITGASCKVDHLQEKLIDVKPYERLEDSTKEDKADQEVAEAAQNEENKVKYSEKENYGSDFEQQSEVKEVEGREEEEEKQDMSRTAESNIESDLQLGDEEGINWRKLYMNNMEERERILVEEYTIILRDYKDMKMNLSDKEKKYRDDIFELANHVRELRNTSAAKDEEIQMLRQKLSSVQGNGGGKVDSPLEENNVEDKIDNKEIVSLGSGSQSSDLDRKPLFQHLYDRDVVIKLTEEDENDNEKAASSSEGSARRVKINTIAKTRPVSRTEGRYRAELDNLLEANLDFWLRFSTAFHQIQKFQTSIKDLQAELGKLKQQSQMKGGNVEMQQNQVKSDTRPLYKHLREIETELILWLEHSAVFQDELRSRFTSLNNIKDEITKIYSNKTIEQSELSDYQAAKFQGEILNMKHENSKVAEELQAGVSRVKALKIEIGKALIKLDKEFSFSESKRSVKNPLMKPRIPLHTFLFGMKLKRHKRQPSQTILSCVTPALSKDHHSPLPD; this comes from the coding sequence ATGGAAGAAAAGGTAAAGTTCATGTTGAGGATCATAGAGCAAGAAGGAGACTCATTTGCAAAAAGGGCAGAAATGTATTACAAGAGAAGGCCAGAGTTAATTACCTCAGTAGAAGAATCCTACAGAGCATATAGAGCTTTAGCAGAGAGGTTTGATCACTTGTCTAAGGATCTACAATCTGCCAACAGAACAATTGCTACTGTTTTCCCAGAACAAGTTCAATTATCTCTTGATCAAAGTGATGATGAAGACAACTTTTCGGCCTCTAGCTCGGCTCCTTCACCCGATCGCTTATCAAACAGAGGTTCATCACCtctcaataaaaattttccGAAAGCTCCGAAACTTCCTGCACCTAGGACATCAAATGTGAAAGCACAGACAATGTTAGCCTCAAAGAGAGATCAACTAAGGAGAAATCTCACTACATATGGAACTGTACAAACTCCAAATTCAGGgctaagcaaagatgaagcaaTGAAACAAATCGATAACTACGAAAAAGAGATTTTAAGCATGCAAACAGAGAAGGAGTTCATGAAGAGCGCATATGAGAATGCACTAGCAAAGTTCTTAGAGCTTGAAAGCAAGATCACCGAATCACAAACCAAAGTCTGTTCTTTGCAGGATGAGTTTGGGGTTGGTGCAGTTATTGAGGATCACGAAGCGCGTAGTTTAATGGCAGGGTCTGCCCTAAGTTCATGTGCCGAGGCTTTAGCCAAGTTACAAGAGGAACAAACTAGGTCGATGACCGAGGTGAAAGCAGAGTATGAGAGAATCAAAGAAGCCCATGAAAAGATTGAGGCTCTGAAGAAATTTAGTGGGCTAACAGAAGAAATATCTAAAGAAGGTTCAGTTATGGAATCAAGTTTTAAAGAAATACTTACTAGTATTGAGATGGATAAGGGAGCAGAGAATGCGGATGAATTGAGGGAGAAAATAAAAgaggaattgaaaataaattcaagcTCGGTTTTCACTGAGCCGGAGATGGCTGAGAAGATTGATGATCTAGTAGAGAAAGTAGTTAGACTGGAGACTACAGTTTGTTCGCAAAATTCTCTTGTGAAGAGGTTGAGACAAGAGATAGATGGACTATTAGGGCATATCAAGATCTTggaagaacaaaaacaaaagcTACTAGAAGATTCAGCTATGAAAAAAAGTTTGAGAGAACTTGAAGAGGAGCTTATCAAAGTCAAAAGGCTAAATAAAGAATTTTTCGAAAAAAAGAACAGCATTGATGTCGAAATCACAGGGGCTAGTTGCAAAGTAGACCACCTCCAGGAAAAACTGATTGATGTTAAGCCTTATGAAAGGCTTGAGGACTCAACCAAAGAAGATAAAGCTGACCAAGAAGTGGCGGAAGCAGCACAGAATGAGGAGAACAAAGTAAAATATTCAGAAAAGGAGAATTATGGAAGTGATTTTGAGCAACAAAGTGAGGTGAAAGAGGTGGAAGGAagggaagaggaagaggagaaGCAAGACATGTCAAGAACAGCCGAAAGTAACATTGAAAGCGACTTACAACTAGGCGATGAAGAAGGCATTAATTGGAGGAAACTCTACATGAACAATATGGAGGAAAGAGAGAGAATTTTGGTAGAGGAATACACTATAATCCTTAGGGATTACAAAGACATGAAGATGAACCTTAGTGACAAGGAGAAAAAGTATAGGGATGATATTTTTGAATTGGCAAATCATGTAAGGGAATTAAGGAACACAAGTGCTGCTAAGGATGAGGAAATTCAAATGCTAAGGCAAAAGCTTAGCTCTGTTCAAGGAAATGGAGGTGGAAAGGTGGATTCACCATTGGAAGAAAACAATGTGGAAGATAAGATTGACAACAAGGAGATCGTCAGTTTGGGTTCAGGTTCTCAGAGCAGTGATCTAGATAGAAAGCCTCTTTTCCAACATTTGTATGATCGAGATGTTGTAATAAAACTAActgaagaagatgaaaatgacAATGAGAAAGCAGCTTCGAGTAGTGAAGGCAGTGCAAGAAGGGTTAAGATAAACACTATCGCGAAAACTAGGCCAGTTTCAAGAACTGAAGGAAGATACCGTGCAGAGCTTGATAATTTACTTGAGGCAAACCTTGATTTTTGGTTAAGGTTTAGCACAGCATTTCACCAGATTCAAAAGTTTCAAACGTCGATCAAAGACCTGCAAGCAGAGCTAGGAAAGTTAAAGCAGCAATCTCAGATGAAAGGAGGAAACGTAGAAATGCAACAAAATCAAGTAAAATCAGATACGAGACCTTTATACAAGCATTTGAGAGAAATAGAAACTGAACTTATCCTATGGCTAGAACATAGTGCAGTATTTCAAGACGAATTAAGAAGTAGATTCACTTCATTGAATAACATCAAAGATGagatcacaaaaatatatagcAACAAAACCATAGAACAGAGTGAGTTAAGTGATTACCAAGCAGCCAAGTTCCAGGGAGAGATTCTTAACATGAAGCACGAGAACAGCAAAGTTGCCGAGGAACTCCAAGCCGGTGTTAGCCGTGTTAAGGCACTTAAGATTGAAATAGGGAAGGCACTCATAAAGTTGGACAAAGAGTTCAGTTTTTCTGAATCAAAAAGAAGTGTGAAGAACCCTTTGATGAAGCCTAGAATTCCTCTACACACTTTTTTATTTGGAATGAAGCTCAAAAGGCACAAGAGGCAACCATCACAAACAATATTATCTTGTGTCACTCCTGCATTGTCTAAGGATCATCATAGTCCGTTGCCAGATTAG